The genomic DNA GCCAGCACCGGCATCACCAAGGCGCCCATGACCCGTGATCCCGCCGTATATAGCCCGGCCTCCGTTGCGCCGACCTGACGTACCGCCACGATCTTGTCCAGCTCGGTCGGGTTGGCTGCGACAAGCAACATGGCGGCATAGGTGCTGCCATCTTTCAGTTCGCCCGGCGTGGCGCGCCGAGGACGCCAGTCCAGCGTCACATGCTGGCGCACCACCCACCAGCCGAGCGACAAACCGATCAATGACGCGATCAATTGCAATGCAGCATACGAGGGCAAGCGCTGCGTCAACGGCAAGAGAAAGCACGGCAATGTCGCGAACACGCGTAAACCCAGTGGCAGCCACTGCAATAGTTGGCTTAGAGGAACACGCTCGCTGGCCTGCAAGGCGAAGCTGAGCAGGGTGATGAATGGTGTTGCCAGCAGCTCGGCTGCGCCGATCAGGCATAACACCTGCCAACCGAGCTGACCTTCCGAGAGCCAGAGCGCAAGGCCGATGTAGATAGGCCATAGCAAGGCGCCGATACCCGCGGTCAACGGCCATGCGTAGCGCCATACGTTGGCGGCAGCAGCGAGGTCACCCGAGGCTTTCGACAGCAGGACATAACCGCTCCCCAGGCTGGGCAACAATCCCATCACCACCGCAAGCGCAGCCACCGAGGCGTAGTGGCCGTATATGGCCGGCTGCAGCAGCCGTGTCAGCAGCACCAGCGTTGCCGCCTGGGTAGTCAGGCGCAGTCCCAGGACACCGGCAGTCAGTACGCTGCTGCGAGCCAGTTTGCCGATCATGATGACGTGGGCGAGCTCGATGTGGCCGCAGTCTCGACCTGTCGCCGCAAGGATTTCAACTGGCTGTCCAGATGACCGCCAAGATTGAGACCTTCCAATTGCGCAAGACGCGCCCGTGCTTCGTCGAACTTATGTTGCGCGACCAGCATTCGCGTCAAGGTAATCAGATAAGCCGGCTCTTGTGGCGCGCCGTTTACAGCACGCACTTGCAGCCTCGCGCCGAGTTCGCGCTGGTCCATCACATTCCAGGCATAGTCCGCGTAGGTGGACATCAGCCGCGGGCTGGGCTCGGGGTGCGACATGGCCGCTTCGAAAGCCGCCTGCATCTTGCCCTTGGGCAGATCGCAATCGTCATGGCGTGCACAATCGACCAGGGCTGCCAGCGAACTCTCATCCTGTACACCAGGGCGCAATGCGGCCAGCT from Dyella sp. GSA-30 includes the following:
- a CDS encoding oligosaccharide flippase family protein, which gives rise to MIGKLARSSVLTAGVLGLRLTTQAATLVLLTRLLQPAIYGHYASVAALAVVMGLLPSLGSGYVLLSKASGDLAAAANVWRYAWPLTAGIGALLWPIYIGLALWLSEGQLGWQVLCLIGAAELLATPFITLLSFALQASERVPLSQLLQWLPLGLRVFATLPCFLLPLTQRLPSYAALQLIASLIGLSLGWWVVRQHVTLDWRPRRATPGELKDGSTYAAMLLVAANPTELDKIVAVRQVGATEAGLYTAGSRVMGALVMPVLAMLLSAQPRLFRHARTADGDMARLVGMLFAAALTWGLISGVLLAIASPLLPWLFGSSYEQTARFMPWMAITAPFLSVRLAAGSVLVASGHPLERIAFEFFGIACLTIGMLVLTKSFGVFGLITAVIAAEIAMALLGTGMVVRQLRRRRRDVQS